The Candidatus Tanganyikabacteria bacterium genomic interval GCGCTCACGCGCCGACAGGCTGCTCAGGACCTCGTTGATGTCCTCGCGCAGCAACTCGTGGGTGACGGCATTGACCGGCGCCTCGGCCTCGCGATCCTCGAGGAAGTCCCCGAGGCGCGAATCCTCTTCCTTGCCGATGGGCGTCTCGAGCGAGATGGGTTCTTGCGCCACCTTCACGATCTCGCGCAGCTTCTCGACGGTGATCTCCATTTCCTTGGCGATTTCCTCGTCGGTGGCCTTGCGGCCGAGATCCTGCGAGAGCTTGCGCGTGATCTTCTTGAGGCGGTTGATCGTCTCGACCATGTGCACCGGGATGCGGATGGTGCGGGCCTGGTCGGCGATGGCGCGGGTGATGGCCTGCCGGATCCACCAGGTGGCGTACGTGCTGAACTTGTAGCCCTTCTCGTAATCGAATTTCTCGACCGCGCGGATGAGGCCCAGGTTGCCCTCCTGGATGAGATCGAGGAAGAGCATCCCGCGCCCGACGTACTTCTTGGCGATCGACACGACCAGGCGCAGGTTGGC includes:
- the rpoD gene encoding RNA polymerase sigma factor RpoD, translating into MYLREIGSIPLLSGAEEVDLARRIAANDGGSEEAKRKLAEANLRLVVSIAKKYVGRGMLFLDLIQEGNLGLIRAVEKFDYEKGYKFSTYATWWIRQAITRAIADQARTIRIPVHMVETINRLKKITRKLSQDLGRKATDEEIAKEMEITVEKLREIVKVAQEPISLETPIGKEEDSRLGDFLEDREAEAPVNAVTHELLREDINEVLSSLSARERDVLKLRFGLEDGRSRTLEEVGQQFGVTRERIRQIEAKALRKLRHPNRNKRLREYIE